TATTGTTTATTCAAGTAGTTTTATGATTAAACGGTAAACAAGAATGGCGCTGATACTGATATAGTGCCTTTTTTTGTTGGGAAATAACTATTCGATTGAAGAACAGATGATACTGATGAGGTACTATGAATAACAACCCATTTTACATGATTAAATTTTCCTTTATGCATCCGTCCAATCCAATTTATGATTTCGCGAATATACTCTATAAACGAACGATTTCAAAAAAAAATGGTGAGGAGTGAACAACATGGTCATTAACGTTCCAGCAGATGAGCCGACGATTAATGATGCTTTGTTAGTAGCAAGTGCTGGTGATACCATAAGAGTTGCTGCGATTACCTGCAATGAATCGATCACGATAGGAGCAGGATTGGATTGCATACGAATAATAGGGTCAGGGATTGGGAAAACGATTGTGGATGGCGTTGGATTAGGTGTAAACACAATTGGATTTGATATTCAGGGATCAGGATTTATAGCGATTGAAAATCTATCGGTTCGTAATTTTGATAGTTTTGGTATTCAAATTAGTACTACGGAAAATATTATTCATAAAGTTGAGGTATTAAATAATGGAGATGATGGCATTCAGATAGGTGCTGAACGGAATTTAGTTATGTCATCAAAAATCAAATCAAATTCAGGCAGAGGTATAAATGATTTATCAAATAATTACCTTGTGTCAAATGATATCTTAAATAATGAAATTGATGGAATTATTTTCGCTGAGGAAAGCAGCTTAGCTTTAAAAAATGTAATTAAAGGGAACAAGAACGCAGGAATAAGCTCACGTGCTCCAAATAATTTAATCATTAATAATACTGTTTTAAAAAATGAAGATGAAGGAATTCAATCATCATTTGGGGATTTTATATTCGCAAATAAAGTAATTAAAAACTTAGGAATTGGTATTGATTTGCGTGGAGGTTCAAACATTTTAGTTTGGGCAAATGATGTGAAATGTAATGATCAAAATGGCATGTTTTCTAGAGTGGATCGACAGAAAATGATTAGAAATAATATCATGAATAACGGTAATATAGGGATTGAAATCCGAACAACTACCGATAATAACTTAATAGATAATAACTGTATTGAAAATAATACAAATCAAGGAATACTAATTAATCCAAATTCTATTGATAACGTCATCCGATCTAATAAATTAGCAGGTAATACACCAGATATAGATAATGAAGGGATGAATACGTTATTTGACAACAACAAATGTAGAACGAGTGATCCAGCGGGTTTATGTCAAATAAATAATGAAGTGATAGTAAATGAAGGTGAGAGTATTCAAACTGCCATTAATGCTGTGACAACAACTGAAGGTTTTACGATTCGAGTAGGTGCAGGAACATTTCCTGAAATCCTCAATATTGGTCTAGGGAAAGATCGCATCCGCATCATCGGTGCTGGACAAGGAAAAACGATCATAGATGGAGTAGGTCTAGGTGGAATAGGAATTAATATTGATGAGTCTTCTTTTGTGACCATAGAAAATTTAACCGTTAAAAATTGTGATAGCTCTGGAATACGAATTAATACTAGTGATAATATACTACATTGTGTAACTGTGTTTGGAAATTTAAACGATGGTATGTTCATAACGGAATTCAGCGAACGAAATATGATCATGAATTGCGATTCGAGTGGAAATAATGGTTTGGGAATTTCAGTAGACGGCGATCACAACTATATCATTTGTAGTCAGTGTAATAGAAATAGCTTAGAGGGTATAAGATTTAATCAGGGTGAGTTTAACCTGGCATTTCATAATTTTTGTGATGGAAATCTTGAAGGAATAGAGCCGGCTGGCGAAAATAATTTTATTATTAGTAATTGTGTATTGAATAATCAGGATGGTATTGAAGCAGATGGTGATTTCAATTTAGTTCTTTGGAACAAAGCATGTAATAATAACCGTGATGGAATTGATGTAGAAGATAAAAATAACTTAGTTTGGGGTAATGTTTGCAGTAATAATGAACGTGATGGAATCTTAGTTCAAGAGGATAACAATAGAATCATAAACAATATCGTAAATAACAATAAGGGTGAAGGGATCATAATTGAAGATCCTTCCGGTGATTTCAATGTCATTGACAATAATAAAATCGTCAATAATGATTTAACAGGAATTTTGTTAGAAAATAACACCAATAATAACAAAGTTCGTTCCAATTGTTTAATAGGAAATACACCAGATATTAATGACCAAGGTACAGATAACATTATTGATGAAAACAAATGTCAAACGAGCATTCCTGATGGGCTTTGTGAAGATTGTTAAATATGAATGCTATTAGCCGTTATTAATTCAATGGTTTATTTTAGTTTCCTTGTGTTGAGGTCCCTCCATACATTTAATCAAAGGATAACAAGGACCAATTCAAAATGTTGGTTCTTTTTTATTGTAACAATCTTGGTAAAATAGCACATTTTTAAACAAGTAAGTCACTTGTCTATACAAATCATAGCGTTTGAACATAGAATATATTACCTCCTAGACATAGGAGGGTGTGCGCTCATATATATCTCTCTACGGTGTAAACCTCACTATTAGTTATAGTGGGGTTTTAAACTATAAGTCAATATAGCTATTCAAAATCCTGCTTTTTTAAAATGTCCTTTACAAAGGGTACACTTTATTTAAAGAGGTGTGGGAAATTAAATATCATTCAATATTTTTTTAAAACCCCACTATATAAATAGTGAGGTTCTCTACAGTAGAATTTAATTATACTGTTATTTCGGGTGGATATGGCGGTTCATTCCTTGAATCGTTGCCATACCCTTTATTTAAGTGATGTTTTTCTATAGTTTGTAGTGTTTTAGGAATTAATCCATTAGGTAATTATCCTAATTTATAGTAAGTGATTATGACTTAATAATTATTAACTGACTTTCAAGGAAAGTATAGCCTGGTGCTGGTTTAGGAGGACCCATGTCGCTTTCAATAGCAAAAGTATTCACAATACAATTTTTACTAGCGTTTGTTTTGTCAATTTGCATCTCATAATGTGGTATGTTCATTACATTAAAAGTAAAAGTACGAAGTTGTCCTCCAGGAATGTTAAAGTTTTCTGTTGTTAATACCTGATTGCCCGCTGGTGTCCATTGTATAAGTTCAACTATTATATTACATACTTTTGAATCACGATTTATCATTGCAAGATGAGCATAGTTAGCACCTATATCACTATTTGGACTTAATGCACCAGTAGAAAGTATTTTTCTTTTGCAATCTTTCGAAATGGTAAGTGGGTTTGGAGTCATTTGCATACACCTCCTTTTCTTTCCCCTTTACCTTTATATGCAAAACTAAGTCCTCCTGTTTGTACTTCTATCTATTAAAAGCAAAAATTCCACGTATGTCTCTCTATCAATGTGTTATTTAACGTATTCCGAAAGAATGCTCCAAGATTATATATTCTAGGGATTATGATTCACCTTTTTGACTTATTTTTCCCGTAATTAGAACAGACTATATTTTTTTTATTATTTATAGTTTTCGTTTTTCTTCTTATTCTTAGCCGCTTCTCTTATTTCTTTTATAAAATTGTTCTTATCTTTGTCTTTAAATTCCTTAAGAAATTTTTGGGATGTATTAGAGTTGACTTTTTCATTTTTAACATACCATAGACCATCATCAAAATTATAAGACCAGTATTGTCCGTCTGTAGTTCTTGTTAATATTAATATTACTTCATCATTTTTTCGGACATGTTTTGAATTAGTGGTTTCATTAGAATTACCATGTTGTAAAAACGTGATTGTTTTGTTTGGCTCATTACCATAAATTACTTCGTCAACTTTTATTGTAGCAGGTGTGACATCCATTTTTGAGGAAAATTTAGTGTTTATACCGGTATCTTTCTGGAAAGTTGCTACTTCCTGTATTACTTTTCCCTTTACAATAAGATCAACATTCCAGAATTCTTCCGATAAATTGTTTGTCATTGGGGCAATAGATGTATTATCTTCAACATTAAAGTTGTTATATGAATTATAAACAAAGCCTGTAGATACCCCTAAAACAATAGCAAGAGATAAAGAAAATATCCAAATAATTGATTTTCTCAAATTAATCCCTCTCCTTATCTATATTTGTAGTTAACTTCACCTTCATCATAAGTAACGTCATAGCCGCCTTCCAAATTCTGTGTCATAATAGATCTTTATTTAGTGGAACAATCAATGGAAATGGTTTAATCTTATTTGGAGAGAGCTTTTTAAGGGCGCATGTGTCT
The window above is part of the Chengkuizengella sp. SCS-71B genome. Proteins encoded here:
- a CDS encoding right-handed parallel beta-helix repeat-containing protein is translated as MVINVPADEPTINDALLVASAGDTIRVAAITCNESITIGAGLDCIRIIGSGIGKTIVDGVGLGVNTIGFDIQGSGFIAIENLSVRNFDSFGIQISTTENIIHKVEVLNNGDDGIQIGAERNLVMSSKIKSNSGRGINDLSNNYLVSNDILNNEIDGIIFAEESSLALKNVIKGNKNAGISSRAPNNLIINNTVLKNEDEGIQSSFGDFIFANKVIKNLGIGIDLRGGSNILVWANDVKCNDQNGMFSRVDRQKMIRNNIMNNGNIGIEIRTTTDNNLIDNNCIENNTNQGILINPNSIDNVIRSNKLAGNTPDIDNEGMNTLFDNNKCRTSDPAGLCQINNEVIVNEGESIQTAINAVTTTEGFTIRVGAGTFPEILNIGLGKDRIRIIGAGQGKTIIDGVGLGGIGINIDESSFVTIENLTVKNCDSSGIRINTSDNILHCVTVFGNLNDGMFITEFSERNMIMNCDSSGNNGLGISVDGDHNYIICSQCNRNSLEGIRFNQGEFNLAFHNFCDGNLEGIEPAGENNFIISNCVLNNQDGIEADGDFNLVLWNKACNNNRDGIDVEDKNNLVWGNVCSNNERDGILVQEDNNRIINNIVNNNKGEGIIIEDPSGDFNVIDNNKIVNNDLTGILLENNTNNNKVRSNCLIGNTPDINDQGTDNIIDENKCQTSIPDGLCEDC